One window of Pirellulales bacterium genomic DNA carries:
- a CDS encoding beta-lactamase family protein — translation MCLFAATLTVAQAADKPMIESAKQKFAKIVAEQLDRNISPGFSVAWVVDGNTVHVAGYGKADLDQGTPASGDTIYRAGSISKLFNAIGAMQLVEQGKLDLDAPIQQALPEFRMVVPFADPGAITIRELLCHRSGMVREAPVGGYLDPSQPTVKATVASVADCVLVNNPPNPKPRYSNVGPTIVGRAVEVQTGIPFSEYQQQQVLEPLGMTSSVWLMNDKLRPRLAKAKMRVARADGTFTIQNAPQFELGTTPAGNLYTTASDLAKFAAFLMSGDDGSRLSPPIITFETLKEMSTPQLTKDSTSFGLGFFAGEYRNHKTLQHSGAVYGFSTLLCVLPRENIGIAVLSNSDISSGPVRRLADASLDLLLEAVKGEAIPPSEKPIEVSADDLEKFVGEFESQSYWCKLAVVDGKLMANLSTQPLDLTPVSKLKFLAEGRIMTRGPFEFAEDEDGRVTGFQAVMQKFTRVNPKLVQPAPEHWQQFVGAYGSDFIPLVISIRNGHLYALAENEYDYRLEPINRVTFRSPPGMYDEECIVFQTTPDGKPVGAIMFNMYLPRRVK, via the coding sequence ATGTGTTTATTCGCCGCCACTTTGACGGTCGCACAAGCCGCCGACAAGCCGATGATTGAATCGGCGAAACAAAAGTTTGCCAAAATTGTCGCCGAGCAACTCGATCGAAATATCTCGCCGGGGTTCTCGGTCGCCTGGGTCGTCGATGGAAACACCGTCCATGTCGCCGGCTATGGCAAAGCCGATCTCGATCAGGGCACGCCAGCCAGCGGCGACACGATTTATCGTGCAGGCTCGATTTCCAAGCTTTTTAACGCGATCGGGGCGATGCAGTTGGTCGAGCAAGGAAAACTCGATTTGGATGCGCCGATCCAGCAGGCCTTGCCAGAATTCCGCATGGTCGTTCCGTTTGCCGATCCGGGAGCGATCACGATCCGTGAACTGCTCTGCCATCGTTCCGGCATGGTACGCGAAGCGCCCGTTGGCGGCTATCTCGATCCCAGCCAACCAACGGTAAAGGCCACGGTCGCTAGCGTCGCCGATTGCGTTCTGGTCAACAATCCGCCCAACCCGAAGCCGCGATACTCGAATGTCGGCCCGACGATCGTCGGTCGGGCCGTCGAAGTGCAAACTGGCATCCCCTTCTCGGAATATCAACAGCAGCAAGTCCTCGAACCGCTGGGGATGACAAGCTCGGTCTGGCTGATGAACGACAAGCTGCGGCCGCGATTGGCGAAGGCAAAAATGCGGGTCGCCCGGGCCGACGGAACCTTCACCATCCAAAATGCACCGCAGTTTGAACTGGGCACGACTCCGGCGGGAAATCTTTATACCACCGCAAGCGACCTGGCGAAGTTCGCGGCCTTCCTGATGAGCGGCGACGACGGCAGCCGACTTTCGCCTCCGATCATCACGTTCGAAACACTCAAGGAAATGAGCACGCCGCAGTTGACGAAAGACTCGACGAGCTTCGGCTTGGGCTTTTTTGCCGGGGAATATCGCAACCATAAGACGCTGCAACATTCGGGGGCGGTCTACGGCTTTTCGACATTGCTGTGCGTGTTGCCACGGGAGAACATCGGCATTGCCGTGTTGTCGAACAGCGATATTTCCAGCGGCCCAGTCCGGCGTCTGGCCGATGCGTCGCTCGATTTACTACTCGAAGCCGTGAAGGGCGAAGCGATTCCTCCGTCGGAAAAGCCGATCGAAGTGTCGGCCGACGATTTGGAAAAATTTGTCGGCGAATTCGAATCCCAAAGCTACTGGTGCAAGCTCGCTGTCGTCGATGGCAAGCTGATGGCGAATCTTTCTACGCAACCACTCGATCTAACCCCAGTCAGCAAGCTGAAGTTTTTGGCCGAGGGGCGCATCATGACGCGCGGACCGTTTGAATTTGCCGAGGACGAAGACGGCAGGGTCACCGGTTTCCAGGCTGTCATGCAAAAATTCACTCGCGTCAATCCGAAGCTGGTGCAGCCGGCGCCCGAGCATTGGCAGCAGTTCGTCGGGGCCTATGGCTCCGATTTTATCCCACTGGTGATCAGTATCCGCAACGGCCACTTGTACGCGCTGGCGGAAAACGAGTACGACTATCGCTTGGAACCAATCAACCGCGTTACCTTCCGATCGCCGCCAGGCATGTACGACGAAGAATGCATCGTTTTTCAGACGACGCCCGACGGCAAACCCGTCGGAGCGATCATGTTCAACATGTATTTGCCGCGGCGGGTGAAATAA
- a CDS encoding pyridoxal phosphate-dependent aminotransferase family protein yields the protein MATNSAPPLPQHWLMQSPPGVETVLSGRRYLYFAGTGYLGLQSHPEVIAAERAAVDLYGVHTATSRSGYGTAPPHEEVERRVAEFLGAEAALYLVTGYGVNFAIAAALSPLIDFVVMDETAHDCLREAARWLEHLQAPPVKFRHRDVSDAAEKLRKHCRAGWRPLLMADGLFPMSGSISPLAEYIEILCNYDRSMLLVDDAHGVAAIGESGKGSLEIAGIPAADINADFARPVSTETRVFRSATLSKAIGGLGGALAGDLALLQRVRSSSGWFRGASAPAAAVAAATAKALEIVQTRPELRRNLAANVRHLRTRLRDLGLNVEDSPSPVIGLSLGTVEQNENIQRRLQADGIAISFSREYTGSGPNGMLRIAVFATHTPEMIDRLISAMRDSLKAESLA from the coding sequence GTGGCGACCAACTCCGCCCCCCCGCTGCCGCAGCATTGGTTGATGCAAAGCCCGCCCGGCGTCGAGACGGTGCTTAGCGGCCGGCGTTATCTCTATTTTGCCGGCACCGGCTATTTGGGGTTGCAAAGCCATCCCGAAGTCATTGCCGCAGAGCGCGCCGCCGTTGACCTCTACGGCGTGCATACGGCAACGTCGCGCAGCGGCTATGGAACGGCGCCGCCACATGAGGAGGTCGAGCGACGCGTCGCGGAATTTCTCGGGGCGGAAGCGGCTCTGTATCTAGTCACCGGCTACGGTGTCAATTTCGCCATTGCCGCAGCGCTTTCGCCGCTGATCGATTTTGTTGTCATGGATGAAACGGCCCACGATTGCCTGCGCGAGGCCGCACGCTGGCTCGAACATCTGCAAGCGCCGCCGGTGAAATTTCGCCATCGCGACGTAAGTGACGCTGCGGAAAAGCTGCGTAAGCATTGCCGCGCCGGCTGGCGTCCGCTGCTGATGGCCGATGGTCTGTTTCCCATGAGCGGTTCGATATCTCCGCTGGCAGAATATATAGAGATCTTGTGCAACTACGATCGTTCGATGCTATTGGTCGATGACGCCCACGGAGTGGCTGCCATTGGCGAGAGCGGAAAAGGCAGCCTTGAAATTGCTGGAATTCCAGCGGCCGATATAAATGCCGATTTTGCTCGGCCAGTATCCACCGAGACACGAGTTTTCCGCTCGGCAACATTGAGCAAAGCGATCGGCGGCCTCGGCGGCGCACTGGCCGGCGATCTGGCATTGCTGCAACGGGTGCGCAGCAGCAGCGGCTGGTTTCGCGGCGCCAGCGCCCCGGCAGCCGCGGTTGCTGCCGCCACGGCAAAGGCTTTGGAGATCGTGCAAACTAGGCCGGAACTGCGGCGTAATTTGGCAGCCAACGTCCGGCATTTAAGAACGAGGCTGCGCGACTTGGGTTTGAACGTCGAAGACAGCCCATCGCCGGTGATCGGTCTTTCCTTGGGCACGGTGGAGCAAAATGAAAATATTCAGCGCCGCCTGCAAGCGGACGGAATCGCCATCAGTTTTTCACGGGAATATACTGGTTCTGGCCCAAATGGCATGTTGCGAATCGCCGTGTTTGCCACTCATACGCCCGAAATGATCGATCGGCTCATCTCGGCAATGCGCGACAGCTTGAAAGCGGAGTCGCTGGCATGA